In a genomic window of Flavobacterium lipolyticum:
- the rimK gene encoding 30S ribosomal protein S6--L-glutamate ligase, which produces MLQNKVILGSEEWCSFPELGIPTIKARVDSGAKTSAMHAINIAPFIKNDANWVKFDINPIQNNIKTIIHCEAPLVDKRIVKSSSGFREHRYVIQTHLKIGDIKWPIEMTLTNRDSMGFRMLLGREAMSGRVLVDPEEKYLLGQPSPEALKELYQNSEKATSGLRIGLLASNPELYSNKRIMEAGEMRGHEMHFLNIKECYMKLDAKTPEIHYRGGKILNQFDAIIPRIRPSITFYGCALTRQFEALKVFVLNSASAITQSRDKLYSLQLLLNSGIDIPTTGFANSPLDTDNLIKMVGGSPLIVKLLEGTQGKGVVLAETKKAAESVINAFKSLNANILVQEFIKEANGKDIRCFVIDGKVVAAIQREAMPGEFRANIHLGGTASVIKVTAEEKKIAIKAAKAMDLKVAGVDIIRSSKGPLLLEVNSSPGLEGIEGATNKDVAGEMIKAIEKNFKL; this is translated from the coding sequence ATGCTTCAAAACAAAGTCATTTTAGGTAGCGAAGAATGGTGCTCATTTCCAGAACTAGGAATCCCGACAATTAAGGCTCGTGTCGATTCCGGTGCCAAAACTTCGGCAATGCACGCTATAAACATAGCTCCTTTTATAAAAAATGATGCCAATTGGGTAAAATTCGACATTAACCCAATTCAGAATAATATTAAAACCATCATTCACTGTGAAGCTCCGTTGGTTGACAAAAGAATTGTAAAAAGTTCAAGCGGATTTAGAGAACATCGTTATGTAATTCAGACGCATTTAAAAATTGGCGATATCAAATGGCCAATTGAAATGACACTAACTAACAGGGATTCTATGGGATTCCGAATGCTTTTAGGTCGTGAAGCCATGAGCGGACGCGTATTAGTTGATCCAGAAGAAAAATATCTTTTGGGACAACCAAGTCCTGAAGCCTTAAAAGAATTGTACCAAAATTCCGAAAAAGCAACCTCCGGATTAAGAATTGGCCTTCTGGCAAGTAATCCTGAATTGTACAGCAATAAAAGAATCATGGAAGCGGGTGAAATGCGCGGACATGAAATGCATTTTTTGAACATCAAAGAATGTTATATGAAGCTGGATGCCAAAACTCCCGAAATTCATTATCGCGGTGGTAAAATACTAAACCAATTTGATGCTATAATTCCAAGAATCCGACCAAGCATTACTTTTTACGGCTGTGCTTTAACACGTCAGTTTGAAGCACTGAAGGTTTTTGTACTGAACTCTGCGTCAGCAATCACTCAATCACGTGACAAGCTTTACTCTTTGCAGCTTCTTTTAAACAGCGGAATCGATATCCCAACGACCGGATTTGCTAATTCTCCGCTCGATACTGACAATTTAATCAAGATGGTTGGAGGTTCTCCTTTAATCGTAAAATTACTGGAAGGAACTCAGGGAAAAGGAGTTGTTTTAGCTGAAACCAAAAAAGCAGCAGAAAGTGTTATCAACGCCTTTAAGAGCTTAAATGCCAATATACTTGTTCAGGAATTCATTAAAGAAGCAAACGGAAAAGATATTCGCTGTTTTGTGATCGACGGTAAAGTGGTAGCCGCAATACAGCGTGAAGCGATGCCAGGTGAATTCCGGGCTAATATCCATTTGGGAGGAACCGCATCTGTCATAAAAGTAACTGCTGAAGAGAAAAAAATAGCCATAAAAGCCGCAAAAGCTATGGACTTAAAAGTAGCAGGTGTTGACATTATTCGTTCTTCTAAAGGGCCATTATTACTTGAAGTAAACTCTTCTCCGGGACTTGAAGGAATTGAAGGCGCCACCAACAAAGATGTAGCAGGCGAAATGATTAAAGCGATTGAAAAGAACTTTAAATTATAA
- a CDS encoding DUF421 domain-containing protein, giving the protein MLSPYLDIILRSLSVYFFMTIALRIFGKKELSQLNTADIILILLISNSVQNAMVGPDTSLWGGLVAALALFIINYIIKKLTHKYKGLSNLLLDKPEILIHNGELDFKILSKLDISHEELKEAAREHGLEHLTDVKLAMLEIDGTISIISKDKQNLKQTHYKRKHNRKNLQK; this is encoded by the coding sequence ATGCTATCTCCCTATTTAGATATTATCTTAAGAAGTCTCTCCGTCTATTTTTTCATGACTATCGCTTTGAGAATCTTTGGAAAAAAAGAGCTTTCACAATTGAATACAGCCGATATTATTCTGATTTTATTAATTAGTAATTCCGTTCAAAATGCCATGGTTGGCCCGGACACTAGTCTTTGGGGAGGCTTAGTTGCTGCATTGGCATTATTTATCATCAACTACATCATCAAAAAACTAACACACAAATACAAAGGTCTCAGCAATTTACTACTGGATAAACCTGAAATCCTGATTCATAATGGAGAATTGGATTTTAAAATTTTGAGCAAACTAGACATTTCGCACGAAGAATTAAAAGAAGCGGCGCGCGAACATGGCCTAGAGCATTTAACTGATGTAAAGCTTGCTATGCTTGAAATTGACGGCACCATTAGCATTATTTCAAAAGACAAACAGAATCTTAAACAAACACATTACAAGCGAAAACACAATAGAAAGAATTTACAAAAATAA
- the gyrA gene encoding DNA gyrase subunit A: MSEGEKLIPINIEDEMKSAYIDYSMSVIVSRALPDVRDGLKPVHRRVLYGMYDLGVTSRSAHKKSARIVGEVLGKYHPHGDTSVYDAMVRMAQEWSMRYLLVDGQGNFGSVDGDSPAAMRYTEARMRKISEDIMADIEKETVDFQLNFDDTLYEPKVMPTRVPTLLVNGATGIAVGMATNMPPHNLTEVINGTLAYLDNNDIEVDELMTHIKAPDFPTGGVIYGYEGVREAFKTGRGRIVMRAKVGFEEVDGRECIIVTEIPYQVNKAEMIKRTADLVNDKKIEGIANIRDESDRNGMRIVYILKRDATPNVVLNTLYKYTSLQSSFSVNNIALVKGRPQMLNLKDMIHYFIEHRHDVVVRRTKFELRKAEERAHILEGLIIASDNIDEVIAIIRGSKNTEEAREKLIERFNLSDIQARAIVEMRLRQLTGLEQDKLRAEFEELMKLIEHLKALLADVNLRTNLIKEELEEIREKYGDDRRSIIEYAGGDVSIEDLIADENVVITISHAGYIKRTNLTEYKTQNRGGVGQKSAGTRDQDFLEHMFVATNHQYMMFFTQKGKCFWMRVYEIPEGSKTAKGRAIQNLVNIESDDKVKAFICTQDLKDKDYINSHNLVMVTKQGQVKKTSLEKYSKPRVNGVAAITIKEGDELLEAKLTNGDSQIILAVKSGKLVRFEETKTRPMGRTASGVRGITLKDDTDEVIGMVTIDRENVNDSQILVVTENGYGKRTKLVDDDGEDVYRITNRGGKGVKTLNITDKTGKLISINAVTDADDLMIINKSGLTIRMAIEDLRVMGRATQGVRLINLKGKDSIAAVTKVMKDDVAEVVVDEDGNVIESVIERVKPDLEVLEDEGVVEDEDDEDDNTEEESEEEGDSDDEESEE, translated from the coding sequence ATGTCTGAAGGAGAAAAGTTAATTCCTATTAACATAGAAGATGAAATGAAATCAGCTTACATCGATTATTCGATGTCAGTAATTGTATCGAGAGCGCTTCCAGATGTTAGAGATGGCTTGAAACCAGTGCATCGAAGAGTTCTTTACGGAATGTATGACTTAGGAGTAACATCAAGATCTGCCCACAAAAAATCTGCAAGAATCGTAGGAGAGGTTCTGGGTAAGTATCACCCGCACGGAGATACCTCTGTATATGATGCGATGGTACGTATGGCTCAGGAATGGAGTATGCGATATTTATTAGTGGATGGTCAGGGTAACTTTGGTTCTGTTGATGGTGATAGCCCTGCAGCAATGCGTTATACAGAGGCCAGAATGCGCAAAATCTCTGAAGATATTATGGCAGATATCGAAAAAGAAACAGTTGACTTTCAATTGAACTTTGACGATACCTTATACGAACCAAAAGTAATGCCTACCAGAGTTCCAACTTTATTAGTAAACGGAGCTACAGGTATTGCGGTGGGTATGGCAACTAATATGCCACCACACAATTTAACCGAAGTAATCAACGGTACCTTAGCGTATCTTGATAATAATGATATTGAAGTTGACGAATTAATGACGCATATTAAAGCTCCGGATTTTCCAACCGGTGGTGTAATATATGGTTATGAAGGAGTTCGTGAGGCTTTTAAAACCGGTAGAGGACGTATTGTCATGCGTGCTAAAGTTGGTTTTGAAGAAGTAGACGGAAGAGAATGTATTATCGTTACCGAGATTCCGTATCAGGTAAATAAAGCCGAAATGATCAAGCGTACAGCTGATTTGGTTAACGATAAAAAAATTGAAGGTATTGCCAATATTCGTGACGAGTCGGATAGAAATGGTATGCGTATCGTTTATATCTTAAAACGTGATGCTACACCAAATGTAGTATTAAATACCTTATATAAGTATACATCACTACAATCTTCTTTCAGTGTAAACAATATTGCATTGGTAAAAGGTCGCCCACAGATGTTGAATCTGAAAGATATGATTCATTATTTTATTGAGCACCGTCATGATGTAGTCGTTCGCAGAACGAAGTTTGAATTGCGTAAAGCCGAAGAGAGAGCACATATTTTAGAAGGTTTAATTATTGCTTCGGATAATATTGACGAAGTAATTGCAATCATTAGAGGGTCTAAAAATACCGAAGAAGCTCGTGAAAAATTAATCGAAAGATTCAATTTGTCAGATATTCAGGCACGCGCCATTGTAGAAATGCGTTTGCGTCAGTTAACAGGTCTGGAACAGGATAAGTTAAGAGCTGAATTTGAAGAATTAATGAAATTAATCGAACATTTGAAAGCCTTATTGGCCGATGTAAATTTAAGAACTAATTTAATTAAAGAAGAGCTTGAAGAAATCCGTGAAAAATACGGAGACGATCGTCGTTCTATAATAGAATATGCTGGAGGAGATGTGAGTATCGAAGATTTAATTGCCGATGAAAATGTAGTCATTACGATTTCGCACGCAGGTTATATCAAACGTACTAACCTTACCGAATATAAAACGCAGAACAGAGGAGGAGTTGGGCAAAAAAGTGCCGGGACAAGAGATCAGGATTTCCTTGAGCACATGTTCGTGGCAACTAACCACCAGTATATGATGTTCTTTACGCAAAAAGGAAAATGTTTCTGGATGCGCGTTTACGAAATTCCGGAAGGAAGTAAAACGGCAAAAGGTAGAGCTATTCAGAACCTGGTAAACATTGAAAGTGATGATAAAGTAAAAGCTTTCATTTGTACGCAAGACCTAAAAGATAAAGATTATATCAATAGTCATAATCTTGTGATGGTAACTAAACAAGGCCAGGTGAAGAAAACTTCTTTAGAAAAATATTCTAAACCAAGGGTGAATGGTGTTGCTGCCATTACGATTAAAGAAGGAGATGAATTACTGGAAGCAAAATTAACCAACGGAGACAGCCAAATTATTTTGGCAGTGAAATCAGGTAAACTGGTTCGTTTTGAGGAAACCAAAACACGTCCGATGGGAAGAACGGCTTCGGGAGTTCGTGGAATTACTTTAAAAGACGATACCGATGAAGTAATTGGTATGGTAACTATCGATAGAGAAAATGTTAACGATTCACAAATTTTGGTTGTAACTGAAAATGGATACGGAAAACGTACCAAATTAGTGGACGATGATGGTGAAGATGTGTACAGAATTACCAATCGCGGTGGTAAAGGAGTTAAAACTCTTAATATTACCGATAAAACCGGTAAGTTGATCTCTATCAATGCTGTAACGGATGCGGATGATTTAATGATTATCAATAAGTCCGGGTTAACGATCAGAATGGCTATTGAAGATTTACGTGTAATGGGTCGCGCAACGCAAGGAGTTCGATTGATTAACTTAAAAGGTAAAGATTCTATTGCTGCTGTAACAAAAGTGATGAAAGATGATGTTGCTGAAGTTGTTGTAGACGAAGACGGTAATGTTATTGAATCGGTTATTGAAAGAGTAAAACCGGATTTAGAAGTTCTTGAAGACGAAGGTGTTGTTGAAGATGAGGATGACGAGGATGACAATACAGAAGAAGAATCTGAAGAAGAAGGCGATTCTGATGACGAAGAATCTGAAGAATAA
- a CDS encoding OsmC family protein, which translates to MKFTRKAHANWKGTGMEGKGTISTQSTTLDNAQLSFKTRFADGVGTNPEELIAAAHSGCFTMQLSFLLNEGGYTADDLTTEATVTFEDGSITLIHLDLKGKVPSISAEEFEKTATKAKEICPISKLLNTTITLSATLIA; encoded by the coding sequence ATGAAATTTACAAGAAAAGCACATGCCAACTGGAAAGGAACAGGTATGGAAGGAAAAGGAACCATCAGCACTCAAAGTACAACTTTAGACAATGCACAACTATCGTTTAAAACCAGATTTGCAGATGGAGTTGGAACAAATCCCGAAGAACTTATTGCTGCAGCTCATTCCGGCTGTTTTACGATGCAATTAAGCTTTTTGCTAAACGAAGGTGGCTACACAGCCGATGATCTAACCACAGAAGCCACAGTAACCTTTGAAGACGGCTCTATCACCTTAATCCATTTAGACTTAAAAGGAAAAGTACCATCCATTTCAGCAGAGGAATTTGAAAAAACAGCAACAAAAGCAAAAGAAATCTGCCCGATTTCTAAACTTTTAAATACTACCATTACATTGTCTGCTACACTAATCGCTTAA
- a CDS encoding SMI1/KNR4 family protein, with product METELLNQIERIKRKLILAKNADKDLQVFGADSHKYIVKETVNKDKILAFEKEYDVQLPEDYRAFLVHVGNGGISYENSAAGPGYGIFPFGENVDEFVSENAKKYLKEDCKLDLTMSDSFWEDLNRIIEENDEISNEDFYAELGKIFSGLLPIGTQGCTYYYALVLNGEWKGRIVNVDIERQKPFFVFESNFLDWYERWLDEIIPESTMAKEPDLFRYTLGGLSGYILEVYFSTEDKEVKMECLNGVLKKNTVGSEILTVLEEQYKVSSGEIQKTILQVLAKFDYERSKLYLLDFAKENLLAVFQFVFWYAKDKSADWIEVIKANADTIEDDETFRFCTYLLKETKLDYGEIIVPFMFNKSEEIRVSAYYALGQMGNKNKYLSVFIEGLQDSSNRVIHATLQALDGVEDKRLLKHYKAIAEKFLKEKDYILANLNHRLKAYGLTNKTIKKINTDFETDNQGKELY from the coding sequence TTGGAAACAGAGCTATTGAATCAGATAGAAAGAATAAAAAGGAAGTTGATCCTGGCGAAAAATGCAGACAAGGATTTGCAAGTGTTTGGGGCTGACAGTCATAAATATATTGTAAAAGAAACGGTAAATAAAGATAAAATCTTAGCGTTTGAGAAGGAGTATGATGTACAGCTTCCAGAGGATTATAGAGCATTTTTAGTACACGTTGGCAACGGAGGGATCTCCTATGAGAATTCCGCTGCAGGACCTGGTTACGGGATATTTCCGTTTGGAGAAAATGTCGACGAATTCGTTTCTGAGAATGCAAAAAAATACCTGAAAGAAGATTGTAAGCTGGATCTAACAATGTCTGACTCATTTTGGGAGGATTTAAACAGGATCATAGAAGAAAATGATGAGATTTCGAATGAAGATTTTTATGCTGAATTAGGAAAGATATTTTCGGGATTATTGCCTATCGGTACTCAAGGATGTACTTATTATTACGCTCTTGTTTTAAACGGTGAATGGAAAGGCCGGATTGTTAATGTTGATATCGAGAGACAGAAACCTTTCTTTGTTTTTGAATCTAATTTTTTAGATTGGTACGAAAGATGGCTTGATGAAATTATTCCCGAAAGTACAATGGCAAAGGAACCGGATTTATTTCGCTATACATTAGGAGGATTGTCAGGTTATATTTTAGAAGTGTATTTTTCTACGGAGGATAAAGAAGTTAAAATGGAGTGTTTGAACGGAGTTTTAAAAAAGAACACTGTAGGGTCTGAAATTCTTACTGTTTTAGAAGAGCAGTATAAGGTAAGCTCAGGAGAAATTCAAAAAACAATACTTCAGGTACTTGCTAAGTTTGATTATGAGCGTTCAAAACTTTATTTGCTTGATTTTGCAAAAGAGAATTTACTGGCTGTCTTTCAGTTTGTATTTTGGTACGCAAAAGACAAAAGTGCGGACTGGATAGAGGTTATAAAAGCAAATGCTGATACGATTGAAGATGATGAAACCTTTAGATTTTGTACTTATTTGTTAAAAGAAACGAAGTTGGATTATGGTGAAATTATTGTCCCGTTTATGTTTAATAAAAGTGAAGAAATACGAGTGAGTGCTTATTATGCACTTGGTCAAATGGGTAATAAAAACAAGTATCTCAGTGTTTTTATCGAAGGGCTTCAAGATAGTTCAAATAGAGTTATTCATGCAACTTTGCAGGCATTGGATGGGGTAGAGGATAAAAGGCTTTTAAAGCATTATAAGGCGATTGCAGAAAAATTTCTAAAAGAAAAAGATTATATTCTGGCAAATCTCAATCACAGATTAAAAGCGTATGGTTTGACAAATAAAACGATTAAGAAAATTAATACTGATTTTGAAACCGATAACCAGGGTAAGGAATTGTATTAA
- a CDS encoding tetratricopeptide repeat protein: MKSKYVILASALLISVATFAQKDQIKSAEKALKSGDAQGALTILKDAENMVVNAKDVEQAQYYFVKGNAYLDLANKKVEEGKNLSLAAETYQKLIDTEKTSGKVKFSTQAAASITEIKGKLINAAIADSQASKHADGAKKLYDAYLLDKKDTINLYYAASTAVNAQDFDLALPMYEELKKLNYSGKGTSFTAVNKISGNEDGFNNAKDRDLAVKLGTHEKPKTEAIPSKRGEIYKNLALILVQKGRSEDAKKAIADARKANPEDSSLILTEANLYLESKDYDTYKKLVGEALQKDPNNADLVFNLGVISANAKNTADAEKYYLKAIEINPSYANAYLNLAALKLEAEKPIIDEMNKLGTTAKDMKRYDVLKAQRENVFRGVIPYLKKANELDPKNEDVSKTLLGVYKALEMTAEAKALKAKM, translated from the coding sequence ATGAAAAGTAAATATGTAATACTTGCGTCAGCATTATTGATTTCAGTAGCTACTTTTGCTCAAAAGGATCAGATAAAGAGTGCTGAAAAAGCATTAAAAAGCGGAGATGCTCAGGGAGCACTGACGATATTAAAAGATGCTGAAAATATGGTAGTAAATGCCAAAGATGTTGAACAAGCGCAATACTATTTTGTAAAAGGTAACGCTTATTTAGATTTAGCAAATAAAAAAGTAGAAGAAGGGAAAAATCTTTCTTTGGCTGCTGAGACTTATCAGAAGCTAATTGATACTGAAAAAACTTCAGGAAAGGTTAAATTCTCTACTCAGGCGGCGGCTTCTATTACTGAAATTAAAGGAAAGCTGATCAATGCTGCTATTGCTGATTCTCAAGCAAGTAAACATGCTGATGGAGCTAAAAAGTTGTATGACGCTTATTTGTTGGACAAAAAAGATACAATCAATTTATACTATGCAGCTTCTACTGCAGTAAATGCTCAGGATTTTGACCTTGCTTTACCAATGTACGAAGAGTTAAAAAAATTAAATTATTCAGGAAAAGGAACAAGTTTTACAGCTGTAAATAAAATTTCTGGTAATGAAGATGGTTTTAACAATGCTAAAGATAGAGATTTAGCTGTAAAATTAGGAACTCACGAAAAGCCTAAAACAGAAGCTATCCCTTCTAAAAGAGGTGAAATCTACAAAAATTTGGCTTTAATTTTAGTTCAAAAAGGACGTAGTGAAGATGCTAAAAAAGCGATTGCGGATGCAAGAAAAGCAAATCCGGAAGATTCTTCTTTGATCTTAACAGAAGCGAACCTTTATCTTGAGTCTAAAGACTATGACACCTACAAAAAATTAGTGGGAGAGGCTTTGCAGAAAGACCCAAACAATGCTGATTTAGTTTTCAATTTAGGAGTAATTAGTGCTAACGCAAAAAACACTGCAGATGCTGAGAAATATTACTTAAAAGCAATCGAAATCAATCCAAGCTACGCAAATGCTTATCTTAACCTTGCAGCATTAAAATTAGAAGCTGAAAAACCAATCATTGATGAAATGAATAAATTGGGGACTACTGCTAAAGATATGAAGCGTTATGATGTATTGAAAGCACAAAGAGAGAACGTTTTTAGAGGAGTTATTCCTTATCTTAAAAAAGCAAATGAGCTAGATCCTAAAAACGAAGATGTTTCTAAAACGTTATTAGGTGTTTACAAAGCGTTAGAAATGACTGCTGAAGCAAAAGCATTGAAAGCTAAAATGTAA
- a CDS encoding ATP-dependent Clp protease ATP-binding subunit produces the protein MDDNFSPRVKDVITYSKEEALRLGHDFIGTEHLMLGILRDGNGKAIHILNNLAVDLDHLRRKVEILSPANQSVEVNAEKKNLHLTRQAERALKTTFLEAKVFQSSSISTAHLLLCILRNENDPTTKLLNKLKIDYDIAKEQYLNMTPNEEEFLENLPRNESYNDDSGQDDSLKESSFNNPANKSNKKSKTPVLDNFGRDLTEMAEEGKLDPVVGREKEIERVSQILSRRKKNNPLLIGEPGVGKSAIAEGLALRIIQKKVSRILFHKRVVTLDLASLVAGTKYRGQFEERMKAVMNELEKNDDIILFIDEIHTIVGAGGATGSLDASNMFKPALARGEIQCIGATTLDEYRQYIEKDGALERRFQKVIVEPTSVEETIAILNNVKDKYEDHHNVTYTQEAIEACVKLTNRYMSERFLPDKAIDALDEAGSRVHITNIDVPKQILDLERQLEEVREMKNMVVKKQKYEEAAKLRDDEKRIEKDLATAQEQWEEDSKNNRIQVTEDNVADVVSMMTGIPVNRIAQTESNKLAQLPELIQNKVIGQNEAVLKIARSIQRNRAGLKDPNKPIGSFIFLGQTGVGKTQLAKVLAKELFDSEDALIRIDMSEYMEKFAISRLVGAPPGYVGYEEGGQLTEKVRRKPYCVVLLDEIEKAHPDVFNMMLQVLDDGYLTDSLGRKIDFKNTIIIMTSNVGARQLKDFGQGVGFGTAAKVAQADENSKSIIENALKKTFAPEFLNRIDDVIVFNALEKADIDLIIEIELKKLYSRVSELGYTLSLTDKAKAFIAEKGFDRQFGARPLKRAIQKYVEDLLAEEIITSKIHSGDEILMDLKDDSQELSVEIHKAEEPTNQ, from the coding sequence ATGGATGATAATTTTTCACCAAGAGTAAAAGATGTTATTACCTACAGTAAAGAGGAAGCCTTGCGTTTGGGCCACGACTTTATTGGTACTGAGCATCTAATGCTAGGCATTTTAAGAGATGGAAACGGAAAAGCTATTCATATACTTAATAACCTTGCAGTCGATTTAGATCATTTACGCAGGAAAGTAGAAATACTGAGTCCGGCCAATCAAAGCGTTGAAGTAAATGCCGAAAAGAAAAACCTTCATCTTACGCGTCAGGCGGAAAGAGCCCTGAAGACCACTTTTCTGGAGGCTAAAGTATTTCAAAGCTCGTCAATTAGCACAGCGCACCTGCTTCTATGCATCTTACGAAACGAAAACGATCCAACAACCAAGCTATTGAATAAACTAAAAATAGATTATGACATAGCTAAAGAACAATATTTAAATATGACTCCAAACGAAGAAGAATTCTTAGAAAACTTGCCAAGAAACGAATCGTATAATGACGATTCAGGACAAGATGACAGTCTTAAAGAAAGCAGTTTTAACAATCCCGCCAATAAGTCAAACAAAAAATCCAAGACTCCGGTACTGGACAATTTTGGGAGAGATTTAACAGAAATGGCCGAGGAAGGAAAACTGGATCCGGTTGTAGGACGCGAGAAAGAAATCGAACGTGTTTCTCAAATTCTAAGCCGTAGAAAAAAGAACAACCCTCTTCTTATCGGAGAGCCCGGAGTTGGTAAATCTGCTATTGCAGAAGGTTTGGCTTTGCGTATTATACAGAAAAAAGTTTCCCGTATTCTTTTTCACAAACGCGTGGTTACACTTGACCTTGCCAGCTTAGTTGCCGGAACAAAATACCGCGGCCAGTTTGAAGAAAGAATGAAAGCCGTTATGAACGAATTGGAAAAAAACGACGATATCATTCTTTTCATTGACGAAATCCATACCATTGTAGGCGCAGGTGGAGCAACAGGTTCACTTGATGCTTCAAACATGTTCAAACCTGCTTTGGCAAGAGGCGAAATCCAATGTATTGGAGCTACAACTCTTGACGAATACCGACAATATATTGAAAAAGATGGCGCCCTTGAAAGACGTTTTCAAAAAGTAATTGTCGAACCAACTTCTGTTGAAGAAACAATTGCCATCTTAAACAATGTAAAAGACAAATACGAAGATCACCATAATGTAACTTACACTCAAGAAGCTATTGAAGCCTGTGTTAAATTAACAAACAGATATATGTCTGAGCGTTTCTTACCAGACAAAGCCATTGATGCTCTGGACGAAGCCGGATCACGTGTACACATTACCAACATTGATGTTCCGAAGCAAATCTTAGACTTGGAGCGTCAACTGGAAGAAGTTCGCGAAATGAAAAACATGGTGGTTAAAAAACAGAAATACGAAGAAGCTGCCAAACTTCGCGATGATGAAAAACGCATCGAAAAAGACCTGGCTACTGCTCAGGAACAATGGGAAGAAGACTCTAAAAACAATAGAATTCAAGTTACAGAAGACAATGTAGCCGATGTTGTTTCGATGATGACCGGAATTCCTGTAAACCGAATTGCACAGACCGAAAGTAACAAATTAGCTCAATTACCTGAGCTAATTCAGAATAAAGTAATCGGACAAAACGAAGCCGTTTTAAAAATTGCACGTTCTATTCAGCGTAACAGAGCCGGACTTAAAGATCCAAACAAACCAATTGGTTCGTTTATCTTCTTAGGCCAGACTGGAGTTGGTAAAACACAATTGGCAAAAGTATTAGCAAAAGAATTATTTGATTCAGAAGATGCGTTAATCCGTATCGATATGAGTGAATACATGGAGAAATTTGCGATCTCGCGTTTAGTTGGAGCGCCTCCGGGATACGTAGGATACGAAGAAGGTGGTCAATTGACTGAAAAAGTACGCAGAAAACCATACTGTGTAGTTCTTTTAGACGAAATCGAAAAAGCACATCCGGACGTATTCAATATGATGCTTCAGGTTTTGGACGATGGCTATTTGACGGATAGTTTAGGTCGTAAAATCGACTTTAAAAACACCATCATTATCATGACTTCTAACGTTGGAGCGCGTCAATTGAAAGATTTCGGTCAAGGTGTCGGATTCGGAACTGCTGCAAAAGTGGCTCAGGCCGATGAAAACTCAAAAAGCATTATCGAAAATGCATTGAAGAAAACTTTCGCACCTGAATTCTTAAACAGAATTGATGATGTAATCGTATTCAATGCCTTAGAAAAAGCCGATATTGACTTGATTATCGAAATTGAACTTAAAAAATTGTACAGCCGAGTTTCAGAATTAGGATACACCTTAAGTCTTACCGATAAAGCAAAAGCCTTTATTGCAGAAAAAGGTTTCGACAGACAATTTGGCGCAAGACCTCTAAAAAGAGCGATTCAGAAATATGTTGAAGATCTATTAGCCGAGGAGATCATCACTTCAAAAATACATTCTGGTGATGAAATCTTAATGGATCTTAAAGATGATTCTCAGGAACTTTCTGTAGAAATCCATAAAGCTGAAGAACCAACAAATCAATAG